Part of the Olsenella profusa DSM 13989 genome, GCGCAGCATGAGTCCCGCAATGGACAGGGCCGTGGACTTCCCTGACCCTGACGGGCCTACGAGCGCCACCATCTCTGACTCATGGACCTCTAAGGTGATTCCGCGCAGCGCCTCCACTGGCTCTGGGTTGCTTCGGAAGGTCTTGGTGACGTCCTCGAGCCTTAGAAGGCAGTTCATCCTGATCACTCCTTTCCCGGGGACACCCTGCGCAAGAAGGTGAGGAGGAGCACCGCATAGGTTGGCGGCAGGCTGACCAGTGCGGCGAGGGCTCCCGCGCTCGCCGGCCCACCAACAAGCATCAGGACAAGGCACATCGGCACAGGGAGCGCCAGCACGATCATCGCGAGAAACGACGCCAGGCGGACGGTGAGTGCCAGTCTCGTGGCTCCGCACATGCGTCTGATGGTGAACCCCCTTCTCTCCCGCTCTAGGATCTCCCGTGTGGTGGCCCCAAACGAGAGAAGCTCGAGGAGGAGAAATGCCGCCATCGAGATGACATACAGGCTCGCGCGCACCATCAACGAGGCAAACCTCTGAGGCTGTTCGATGGCAATGCGCTGTGGCACGAGGTAGAGTCCGCCCTTTGCCGCCTCCGCGATGTACTCTGCGATGAAGTCGTCTGACGCATCGAGAAACACTGCACGCAGCACGAGCTCCTCTTTGGCGTATACGTCAAGTTCCGAGAACTCCTCGGGCGTCACCTGCAGAACCTGATGGTCATCGAGCTCGATGCCGGCTGCGGACGGATCGAACCACACCGCGCCGCGGCGCAGCTTGCCCACGATGGGGATCTGCTTGCTCCCCAACCTCACCGATGAGGTCGGCGTGACGTCGGCCCCAACAAAGGCACCAGGGGCAGTGGGAGCCAGGCCGAGGTCCGGAAAGAGGCCGCCTACTCTCCCCCCGGCAACCAGGATGGTCGGTGCGACGAAGTCCTCGGGACTGTCCAGCCCCAGATTATAGAGTACCGAGGAGTACGCCTTGCCCTTCTCTATCTTCTCGGACAGCATGCCGAGGAGGCGTGGGCTCGTCATGCTCACCGATTCTATGGGGTAGAAGGGGGCGAAGGCGACGGCCCTCTCCCTCCTGATGGCCTCCCCGCCCCGGAGCACTTCCACCTGGGTGATGACATCCCCCAAGACAAGGGACATCGCGAGGCAGACGAGTGAGAATATCAGGGTTGTTCCTACCAGCTCGCGCCAGCGGCGCAATGCCAGGGATACCCCGCCTATGACTTCGCCAATCATGTGCGGTCCCCGAGCGCGTTTGCTATCGACGAGCGCAAGGCCAGCCAGTTGAGGAACAACAGGGCCGCGGCCGAGAGGCCTGTCGTGAGGCAAAGCCATCCAACGGACCCCTCGGGAGGTGGTGACTGGCTCACCAGTTGCGTGAGCATGCCCGACGCCACCGCCCCCAGCAAGATGCCGACAAGGACGTGTGCGACGCAGCCCGCAAACTCCCTTCTGACCATGGCATGCACGGAACCGCCCACCATATGGACAAGCCTGAAGTCATCGCTCCGATTGCCCAGAGAAGTCCTCCAGTAGACACCGACGGTCAACAGGCCAAAGGCAAGAAGCAGAGAGGCAATCACAAACATCGGGCTGCTTATCAGCTCGAGCCATACTGGACTTGCACGTAAGGAGGCAATCTCCAGGCCAGAGGAGCGCAGGAAGGGGCGCAGCTCCTCGATGAGCCCCTCGGGCATGGACGAGAACGCATACGTGCCGGGGTCGAGGTGGTCTGCTGCCGCCGGCACGCAAACGGCCTGGAGGATTCCATTGCCACACGAGGAGTCAACGGTCCCGACGATGCGGGAGCCGTTTGGGAGGAGCGTGAGCGACGAGCCATCCTCCCACCTGTCCTCCGAGTAGCTGCCCTCGAACAGGATGGCCTTCGGCCTGTCTTCCGGCACCAGCATTCCTCGATATTGTGACAGCCAGGGGACGATGCCGCTGGGGTCCAGCACCTCCAAGATGGGGTGACCGTCACCGTTGCCATCGATGATGACGGCCACCCCATAGCGCGAGAGTATGTCCGCAAACTGCCCTGCAACGTTGTCGGACGCCGAATCCTCGTCCACTTCAGAGCTCCTCACACCCATCATGACAGGGTTGTCGCCAATTCCATGAGCCCTTGCGCTCCTGTCCTGGAGTGTCCATATGACGGACCAGGCCACGAACGAAGCAAGGACGCTCACAAGGAGGCTGGGAATCAGCGTGTTGCGGTGCATGGCTTCCTCTTACCAATAATAGAAGCCATAGTGATACTTCGTAGTGTATTGATCTCCCCAAAGGGGCGAATCCCAGACGCTGTCCGTACGGCTACGAACTTGCGAGTCATAACGTGAGGATGCCTGAGACGTGTGCATCCTTCCCGTATCGAGAGAAGGTCCAGCTTTCCTGGTGAAACGATGGTAGCCTTGCTTTGCATGTCGTCCACCGTCATTATATGAGGCCTGTATCTGAACATACCCGTTCCAGCGGGCTCCAGCAAGGTCTTCCCAGCATTTAGCATAGTTTTGGCCTCCTGCAAGGGCGGGCGCTGATACCATGACGATAGAGAGAGCCAATCCCGCAAGAATGGCGATAATTTTCCTCATCGCTCCTCCTTAACATAGAACATTCGCTGATCGTGTCATCTGCCCTTGTCTTGCTCCTTACATGAAGCCCTGAAGACGTTTGATCATGCTAAGCCGGAGCCATACGCCCATTGTACCCTCCCTTCTTGAATTACCAGCTATACATGGCAATATTCGAACAGAGGACTGTGGCACCATCTTGTGATTTTGAAAAGTAGTACGAATAGTATCCCGGACCAACATTTGTCCAGACGGTCTCGCTATAGCCATTTCTGCGCACCGAAGAAGAGCCCACAAACGAACTATTCCGGTAGAGACTAATTGTAAATGTTCCATTTATAGGACAACTTGCGGTTAGCTTGATGCCGATGTTGTAACCATCAAAGTACCTTGCGCTGAGCCTATAGCTAATTGCAAAAGAAATTGATGTCCCGTCCCAAGATTGTGTAACGAAGGAAGGAGGACTATCCGCAGAACTCAAATGGATGGCGGTTTCGATCGCGCTTTCGTTTTCCATAGCAGAGTCAGCTGTCGATTCCATTGCGCCTACCCTTTGTGAAGTGAGAAGCTCAAATGCGAGGACGGACATAAGTAGTAGGACGAACAGCAGTGGTTTGTTGTGGCTTAGCCTACGAGTTGCCATATGCTTGCCCTCTTCGATGTGAGGAGTGCTTTCGTAGAGGACAATAACAAGGTGAGGTCTTGAAGTCTGTCATCCCAAGGGATGCAATCTGCGTCTAGCCTGTCAAGCCGGCATCATGTTGGAGCAGCTCCCTCAGTTCCCGGACGTTGTGCACGCCAAGCATCTGATAAGTGCGCAACCTATAGGATTTGACCGTTGCCGTCGTCGTCTGACAGGTGGAGCAGATTTCTCGCGTGCTCTGACCTAGGGCGATGCCCAAAGCAACGTTTGCCTGGAGTTCTCCGAGCCCGCGCCCCTCCAGGTATTTCAGGGCTCTTTCGATTTGTCCGTGCGGTGGATGTCTGGGGACACGGGCGGCAAAGACTAGTTCAATGGTGCAGACCAGGCTGATGACGATGGAAGCCAGGCAACCGCATAGGGGGATGTCCGATGGAGGCATGTTGCCTATCTGTACGGAGAAAATGAAACCGAGCCCAACTAGCAGTACCCCATCGACGCCTCTGACAAGAAACGCGTCCATGCCCGCGCACAAGACTTTGGCAGCATGCGTGGTGAGGGGCGAATCCCTCGCCGGCCGCACGACCTCCATCCCAAGGGCAGTGAGACACAGACATGGGCAAGGTATCGTCCAGAACAGATACTCTGGCGACTGAATCCATGACAGATAGACGGTGATTGGAAGCGAAAGTGCACAGAGGGGGAGGACCGCAGAGGCAAACGGCAGACTAGCATCATGTGGCGGGTTCGCATCTCTTTGGGGCCTGGTGCCGAGAGTGCATCCTGAGACAAGTCTCACGACGGATATCACGACCAAGACGAGTCCTGCCATCCATGCTAGATAACGAGGCATGTCGATGACCGTCGTTCCCCAGATTTCAAGATCGACGGGGGGCCTTAGAAGAATGACCGACAGGAGAGCGAGAACCCATATGATCCTTCGAAGAGTGCTGGTAGGGAAGTCCTCCCTCGACGCCTCATCGGTTTTCTCGGCTGGAGACGGGTGTCTTTCCCCCTGTGCGCCCGCGAGCGATTGGAATTCCCGTTTCCCATCCACGCCAAGCTTTTCATAGCCACGCTTACGGAATGTCGCGACGGTTGATGTAGCGATACCCAGGCGTCCGGCAATCATCCGCGCGGGTTCGTCTGTCAGCGTGTGTGCGAGAACCTCGAACTCCCGATTCGTCAGGGCACCATCGTTATCGATGGTGCGAAGGGTTGCCCTGGCCTTGTCGAAATCATCCGTAGTTGCGCTGCCCATCTCCAGCTCCCCTTTCCGTCTGGCGCGGAATGCAAGATAGGGCAGAGCAGCCAGAACGAGCAAGGAGAGCGGGAGAAGCCATTCAGCAGAGGGTATATAGCTGCAAAAACAGTAGTAGACATCACCTAGGACAAATGACTTGAGCGCAAGAAACGTCAGTTGGCCACAGAGGAGAAGCATGGCCTGAGGGGGGGAGGGCCGCCAGTCTGACGCTGCCCACTGCGAGGTAAGAGCCGCAACCATGCCAAATGTGCCGCACAGGATAAGCGACTCTAGAGCTGAGAAGACACCCATCACTTTCGAAAGCAGGACAGATGCCGCTGGCCACCCCATGCCTATGCAGAACAGCAGTGGTCTGGACGAGCTTGGCGCTCCGCTGTCCTTCGCAGGGGAGGAAAGTGCCCACCCAACAGTAGCGAGGATGAAGCACGAGAACTCAACGAGTGAGAGCGAAGAATTCGCCTTGATGGCAAAGGTCGATTCCAACGGCCCTCTTCCGCGAACGATTGCAATCGTCTCCGCTGCTGCGAGGACGAACATGACGTAGAAGCCCAAAAGAACAACGATACGTCTTGCCCTCTTTAGTCGTGCGGTTCCTTTGGCTGTTGAATGGGCCTCGCATCTGTCCCATAGCACAACACATGCAGCCACGATGCAAAGGGCGAAGACATTGCACTGGCCAGGAATAGCGGGAGCTGAAATGTTTTGTGCGATATAGGGCATGCCGGCCAGTCCCGCAAGCCAGAGGTGCCACTTCCGCTGCGATAGCGCGTGTCTGTCTCTCTGTGACATTGTGGCTCCAACCCCCCCGTGCTCCATTCTCGATTTTCACCGTCGACGCCGATTTTGGTTGACGGGATGCTCATGAACCGACGGGAAAGAGAGGGGCCCTGCAAACCGCCAGACTTGTCCATTAGCGCGACCTTTCTCTTCTGCGCACCTTGAGTGCTCGCAGCGCCCTCCGGGCCCACCCCTCGTCGTGGACCTCGCGGATCGGGATGCCGCGCCTCTCGAGAGCCCGGCGCAGGCGCCTCCTGTCCACCTCCTCTATCTGCGCTAGTCCTATAGGCACCGCAGGGATCACGCGGGCCCGGGCGACGGGCAGGCGCACGCTCGCCACCGTCCTGAATAGCCTTGAGCGCCCGCCCAGGAGCAGGAGGGCGTACGTCTCCCCCCAGATGGCCGCCGTCACGTCGCCCAGCTCGTGGCGGCCGTCGATCGGGGTGAGCTTCCGGTACGAGGCGAGGGAGGCGCTGACGCCCCATTGAGGAGACTGCTTGGGCCCTCCATCGGCTGGGGGCCCGTACCCCATGAGCGTGACGTCGGCGTGGCCGCCGTGGACGGACAGGTGTAGCGTGGGGTCGCCCCCGTGCCACTCGCCGTCGAGGAGATGAATCCAGGACCTCTGGAGACGTACCGCCCCGAGCCAAGTATTATGACTTCCTAACAGTTCGAGCAGCAGAATGATCTCTGCGGGTATGAGCAAGATCACCCAGAAGGAGACAAGCGGGTCCTCTGCGACCAGCACGGGCTCCGCGAGCTTAAGGGCCACCCACGGCACGGAGAGCAAGGCTGACATCCCCATGGGGACCTTCGAGATGGTGAACCGGGCGTAGAACCGCCGGAAGCCCTCGTCGAGGGCGAAGTCGGCCGTGATGGGCTCGCCGCGCATCTAGGTCCCCCTCCCCAGCCTCGACCTGAGCGCCCGCAGCGCCCTGCGCGCCCATCCCTCGTCGTGGACCTCGCGGATTGGGATGCCGCGCTTCTCGAGCATGCGCCGTAGGCGCTTCCTGTCCGTCTCCTCCATCCGTGCGAACCCTATGGGCACCGCGGGGGTGATGCGGGCGCGTAGCCACGTTCGGTCAGTTGTTGCGAACAACCCTGATCGCCCACCCAGGAGTAGTAGCGCGCGTGTTTCTCCCCAGATGGAACCCGTGACCTCGACAAGCTCGTGACGACCGTCGACTGGCGTGAATTTCCGGTATGAGACAAGGGCCCAGGAGATGATTGATTTCCGGGGCCTCTTGCCGATTGGTGGCCCATACTTGACGAGAGAGACGTCGATGTTGTCATCGCTGACCGACACATCAAGTATGGGATTACTCCCGTGCCACTCCCCGTCGAGGAGGTGGAGCCAAAGCCTCTGAAGGCGTACGGCACCAAGCCAGGTGCAAAAGCTTGCCAGCAGCTCAAACAACAGAATAATCTCTGCGGGTATGAGCAGGACCACCCAGAAGGAGACGAGCGGGTCCTCTGCGACCAGCACGGGCTCCGCGAGCTTGAGGGCCACCCACGGCGCGGAGAGCAGCGCGGACACCTCCATGGGGCGCTTAGAGATGGTGAACCTGGCGTAGAACCGCCGGAAGCCCTCGTCGAGGGCGAAGCCGGCCGTGATGGGCTCGCCGCGCATCTAGGTCCCCCTCCCCAGCCTCGACCTGAGCGCCCGCAGCGCCCTGCGCGCCCATCCCTCGTCGTGGACCTCGCGGATTGGGATGCCACGCTTCTCAAGCGTGAGCCGCAGGCGTTTCCTGTCCGCCTCCTGCATCTGCGCAAGTCCAATGGGTAGCGCGGGGGTCACGCGGATCCTTCGGGCATAGCCACCACGGCCCCAGGTAATGGGACATCTTGACCAGCCACCCATAAGAATGAGAGCCATGTCCTTTCCCCAGACGGCTTCCGTCATCTCGTCCAATGGGTATGTGTTTGCCAAGGGGGGATAGTCTTGAAAATAGTATTTCATTGCCTTGATACGCTTTTTATCTATCACACGAGACGTTTGCAAATTTGTAGCATCTCGAAAATGATCTACCACAACCGTTGCATGATTGCCCTCTATGGTCACTTTCACAAATGGGTCACCCAAATAGAGCTCGTCTCCTGACAAACGCATCCATATTTGCTGGCGCGATCTTAGACTCAGCCAGGGGAGAAGCACCATTAGCAACTCGAAAGCAAAATATAACGTGAATAAAATTGAAAGGGGAAAAAGGCATGAGAGCGATATCGCTTCTTCAGACAGATGAAGGAGTTCATAGACGATCAAAAGAACCCCGCATGAAAGGCATGTCCCCAGAACGATCATGACCTTCTTTGAGATACTAAATCTCGTATAGAATTGTTGGAAGCTGCTATCGAAAGCAAATTGGGATCTAATGAGGGTATGCATATGCATGCCGCCCTTTTGGCTGATCATATTTGCCCGTCACCCAATCCCTCACAGGACTGCTTGTTACTTTATGTACAGCGTTGCTCCCTCCGAGCGACATTGCAGTACCATAAATGAGGCCAGCACTGGCACCGATAAGGGTTCCTATCCCCGGTGCGAGACAAGTTCCAGCAATTCCAAGTCCAATTGCAAGACCGACACTCGTCCCATCGACCCCAACCCTCTCGAGGCCCTCTGTTGTGGCCTCTATCCTACGCGAGCGCTCATCCAGCCAGAAGTCATCCTCATACTCGTCTGTAGCGGCGAGAAAGGTGTCACCCGCGACAAAGATGGCTGATATTGCGTACCCTGCTTTTTCAAACCCCTTACCAAGTCCTTTTGAGCATAGCTCGGGTGCCTTATCTGCAAGGTATTCCAATACCCCCTGCTCCCCTCCTACATATGCGCCTGCTGCGGTGAACGCGTTAGACGCATCGCTTCCCTCGTCGTTCTCGTCGTATCCCGCAGCCGACAACAGAGCGTTCCAGCTCACCCCCGTGCCATCCAGAATCTCTCCCAGCTCATCGCTGCACTGGGGCGTAAGGTAGCCGTCCTCGTCCCTCGAGCCGGTCACGAGTCCAGACTGCGCGAGCGCGGCAAGGGCGGCCTTCTGCGCGTCCGGGTCCATCGCCATGATCTCCTCGAGCGCGGCCTCGAGCATCTTCTTTGCGTCCCGGTACTGCTGGGAGTCCTCGGGAAAGGAGCGCATGATGCACATGTCGCGCTGCACCGACTGGGTGTTGACGGTGCCATCCGCGTTCATGGGCTCGCTTGGCCGGGTGTTCTCGGCGGCATGGTTGAGCTCGTCCGTCCACCCATCATCCCAGTCGTGCCAGGAGCTTGTGGCGGGATCGAAGGTGCTTCCCGTCAGCGCGGAGACTCCATGGGTGATGGCATTCCGGTAGCCAGAGAGTTCGTCCCCCTCGTAGACGTGGTTGGTCTCCTCGCAGTACGAGTAGATCTTCGAGAGCATGGCGCCGGCCTTGTCAAGCTTCCCCAGGTTCGTGCCCATGCGCTCGCTGGCATCCTGGAGCTTGGCGGACTGATCGGTGGATGGGTGTTCCGGATCGTAGGCGTCGTTGAAGTCTTCCTCTGCGGCGTCATAGAGCGCTTGGGCCTCACTCTGCATCTGCAGCCACTCCTCCTCGTTGGCTGCCTCGAGGCTGCCGAACCGAGAGTTGAGCGCATTGAATACCGTGCTGTCCCCCATGCTGATGAGCCCGTAGGCATAGATGATTGCCGAGAACAGCTTGTCGTAGGCGCCTACGCGCTCCTTGGCCGCTCCCCAGCCCGAGCCCTGGAGCGATGCGTCCTTGACAAAGTTGCGCGCGGCTTCCTGCAGGCGCTCGCACTCTTCGCTGAGGGACTTCATGCTGCTTGTCTTGTCGTTGATCTGCTTCTGAACGGCTGCTGGTCGTATCTGAATCATACAGGCCTCCCCTGTATCCCCAACCATGCGATTGGCTAGTACGAGCCCGCCTGGCTCTCGTCCCACGAGTCGAAGGTGGCGGCAGCCGAGCGAATCGCCTCGGCATCCGCGTTCGCCGCCTCGACGAGCGACCTCATGGCATCTATGAGGTCCCAGGCGGTGGCGTACACACCACTCTCGGCCAGGGTGTTGTCATCATCGACCCCGGCGAGGTCACTGATCTCAAGCTGCGACTCGAGCGCGCTTGCGTATGACTCGGCAGTGTCGGAGTTGGACGTGGTCGTACCCATGGGACACCTCATGCATTCTCTGGCAGGCACACACGAGGAGGGCGGCAGGGCAACCTTCCCAGCAGCGCCGCCCCCATTGCGTGATGCGGTGGGTGGACCTTTGCCCTATCCTACTACTGAGATACGCAGGTGCTTATGTCTTTTCTCGAACGGGTGCAGCTCTCTCCGTGTGGGTGTCATCTGCTGCGTGTGGGTGTCAATCGATTCATGTGGGTGCGATTCTCCCGGATGCGACCCACAAAACAGCAGGTCGCCGGAGGCTCATCCGGGAGAAAAGCACCCACACGCGGCAAAAGACACCCACACGCAGCGAATCGCACCCACATGCATCCACACGATAGAGGAGGGCGCGGGACGAGTCGCACGAGGCCCATCCCCAGCTACCGCAGGCGGATCCTCTCCACGTGCTGCCAGCAGGCCCTGTGCGCAACCGCCTCCCCTGGGCCGATGGCACCTTTGCTGCCTGGCCTTGCCGGGTCTTATACGGTCAGGCTCATACCGGGGGTTGGGTGCTCGTTTGAGGAGCGGTTTGCCGGACGGACGGATCCTCGGAAGCCGCCTTCCGCTTCCTTTGGCAGTTTGCTGGATGGCTCCCCAAGGTCCTCCCTCCTAGAATGCAGGAGGGAGGACATTCCATGGGAGATGGCGCGTGGAAAACGATGGCGTACCTTCTCGGCCACGATGGGGCGACGGCGCATGCCCTCGCGCAGGCCTTGGGTGTGAGCACGCGCACCGTTCGATCGTATGTGCGGCGTGCCAACGAGCTCTTCTCTCCCGTGGCGCGCATATCCTCCCCACACCATCAGGGGTACCGCGTGCAGGTGTATGACCAGGCTGCCTTTTTCGACCTCATCTCCCAGTATCAGTCCCGGCAGGAGGGGGCATGCCCCAGCTCGCCGCGTGATCGCCAGCGTCTGATCGCCCTGCGTCTCGTGGCTGGTGACGACTGGGTCGCCATCGCGGAACTTGCGCAGGCGACGTGCGTCTCCGTGAGGACCCTATCGGCCGACCTG contains:
- a CDS encoding helix-turn-helix transcriptional regulator; amino-acid sequence: MGFYVMFVLAAAETIAIVRGRGPLESTFAIKANSSLSLVEFSCFILATVGWALSSPAKDSGAPSSSRPLLFCIGMGWPAASVLLSKVMGVFSALESLILCGTFGMVAALTSQWAASDWRPSPPQAMLLLCGQLTFLALKSFVLGDVYYCFCSYIPSAEWLLPLSLLVLAALPYLAFRARRKGELEMGSATTDDFDKARATLRTIDNDGALTNREFEVLAHTLTDEPARMIAGRLGIATSTVATFRKRGYEKLGVDGKREFQSLAGAQGERHPSPAEKTDEASREDFPTSTLRRIIWVLALLSVILLRPPVDLEIWGTTVIDMPRYLAWMAGLVLVVISVVRLVSGCTLGTRPQRDANPPHDASLPFASAVLPLCALSLPITVYLSWIQSPEYLFWTIPCPCLCLTALGMEVVRPARDSPLTTHAAKVLCAGMDAFLVRGVDGVLLVGLGFIFSVQIGNMPPSDIPLCGCLASIVISLVCTIELVFAARVPRHPPHGQIERALKYLEGRGLGELQANVALGIALGQSTREICSTCQTTTATVKSYRLRTYQMLGVHNVRELRELLQHDAGLTG